A single genomic interval of Helianthus annuus cultivar XRQ/B chromosome 13, HanXRQr2.0-SUNRISE, whole genome shotgun sequence harbors:
- the LOC110903119 gene encoding RING-H2 finger protein ATL74: MATLHHHNLTAGLFNTSPDHNNMNVSNTKEMNLIVNILWIVLLCGLIVSFAVFQVMRYVFKRRDSYEGSTRASEASTGLKKSVVSQISTRVLGSEVKIYVTECTICLEDFVDGQNVRVLPHCSHEFHVACIDKWFESHSSCPNCRSCLLEHRVDISQSRVDISGEPMA; encoded by the coding sequence ATGGCCACTTTACACCATCACAATCTTACAGCCGGGCTGTTTAATACCTCACCAGACCACAATAATATGAATGTTTCAAACACAAAGGAGATGAATCTCATAGTTAATATTTTGTGGATTGTTTTGTTGTGTGGATTGATTGTTTCTTTTGCAGTGTTTCAAGTGATGCGTTATGTTTTCAAACGTAGAGATTCGTATGAGGGGTCAACTCGAGCATCTGAAGCCTCCACAGGTCTTAAAAAATCAGTTGTGTCTCAGATATCAACACGGGTACTTGGATCAGAGGTTAAGATTTATGTTACCGAGTGCACGATATGTCTTGAGGATTTTGTTGATGGACAAAATGTTCGTGTGTTGCCACACTGTAGCCATGAGTTTCATGTTGCATGCATAGACAAATGGTTTGAGTCACATTCTTCTTGCCCGAATTGTCGCAGTTGTTTGCTTGAACATCGTGTTGATATATCTCAATCGCGAGTAGACATCTCAGGCGAACCTATGGCTTGA